One window from the genome of Syntrophorhabdus sp. encodes:
- a CDS encoding alpha/beta hydrolase has protein sequence MRKPGMSRVLALCVAGALAFIPLWLTATEQRYFHLGDLGLEGGGVIRDARLGYRTFGVLNASRSNAVVFPTWLMGTSGDLAALIGPGKVVDSSRYFVVAIDSFGNGVSSSPSNSTGQKGRSFPDLTTGDMVRAQLRLITEELGIPRLHAVVGISMGGMQAYQWMATCPDRVRKVVPITGTPGPTSYDLLLYRTELAALEANGDGKGWDDRSLSVVAGIDAMMSNTPGHFIDTVRGHEGLPAHLERITKDMGRQDPRDRASQLKAMIGHNVTAVLKKSAGTAGKTVPRVLTVVSKRDLMVNPGPALELADLSGARTLVLDSGCGHYIFQCEFDRIAAAVSAFLDE, from the coding sequence ATGAGGAAACCAGGAATGTCGCGGGTATTGGCCCTGTGCGTCGCGGGTGCTCTTGCCTTCATACCCCTGTGGCTTACCGCAACGGAGCAGAGGTATTTCCACCTCGGCGATCTGGGGCTCGAGGGGGGCGGCGTGATCCGGGATGCCCGCCTCGGCTACCGAACGTTTGGCGTCCTCAACGCCTCCCGGTCGAATGCGGTCGTCTTCCCCACGTGGCTCATGGGAACATCGGGAGACCTGGCGGCCCTTATCGGCCCCGGAAAGGTGGTGGACAGTTCCCGATATTTCGTTGTTGCCATCGACTCCTTCGGGAACGGGGTGTCCTCGTCGCCCTCCAACAGCACGGGGCAGAAGGGCCGGTCATTCCCGGACCTTACAACAGGCGACATGGTGCGTGCCCAGCTGCGGCTGATCACGGAAGAGCTTGGCATACCGCGCCTTCACGCCGTGGTCGGCATTTCCATGGGCGGCATGCAGGCATACCAGTGGATGGCGACATGCCCCGACCGCGTCAGGAAAGTGGTCCCCATCACGGGCACACCGGGGCCTACCTCCTACGATCTCCTCCTTTACAGGACGGAGCTTGCCGCGCTTGAAGCCAACGGTGATGGAAAAGGCTGGGACGACAGGTCTCTCTCGGTGGTGGCAGGGATCGACGCCATGATGTCGAACACGCCCGGCCACTTCATCGACACCGTCAGGGGCCACGAGGGGCTCCCTGCCCATCTCGAGAGGATCACAAAAGACATGGGGAGACAGGACCCCCGGGATCGCGCGTCCCAGTTGAAGGCAATGATAGGACACAACGTCACCGCAGTTCTGAAAAAGTCCGCCGGCACCGCCGGGAAGACCGTCCCCCGGGTGCTAACGGTGGTCTCGAAGCGGGACCTCATGGTGAATCCCGGCCCGGCGCTGGAACTGGCAGATCTTTCAGGGGCACGCACGCTGGTCCTTGACAGCGGTTGCGGGCACTACATCTTCCAATGTGAATTCGACAGGATCGCGGCGGCGGTCTCGGCATTTCTGGACGAGTGA